The Polluticoccus soli sequence TGGCTCGTCTGATAAATACGACAAGGGTTCGGCGGTAGTACACATGATACGTATGCTGATGAACGACGATGCGAAATTCCGCCAGCTGCTGCGCAAAATGAACGAGACCTACTGGCACCAAACCGTGACCAGCGCAGAAATAGAGAATTTTATCATCAATTTCACCGGCATTGAGCTGAAGCCGCTTTTTGATCAATACCTGCGGACGACGAGCATCCCCACCGTAGACTGGTATATCAAGAAAAAAGAATTGCATTACCGTTTTAAGAATACAGTACCGGGCTTTACCCTCCCTCTTGAGGTAAAAGAGGGAAATAACAAAGCCAATATTCGTCCAACAGCCGAATGGCAAAGCATTCCGTGGAAAAAAGGTGGATATAATCTTGAGTTTTCGAGGGACTTCCTGGTAAACCAGTAGCGGCTATTTCTTAGGTTTGTAGCTGGTATGGCAGTAACGAAGAAGGCACCAGAGGAAACGCCCTTAATGAAGCAGCACCGGGATATTAAAGCAAGATATCCCGATGCTGTTTTGCTGTTCAGGGTGGGCGATTTTTACGAGACATTTGGCGAGGATGCACACATCGCTTCGCGCGTATTGGGAATTACACTCACCAAGCGCTCTAACGGTGCTGCTGCATCGATCGACCTTGCGGGTTTCCCCCACCACTCGATGGATACCTACCTCCATAAGCTGGTGAAAGCCGGTTATCGTGTAGCCATATGCGACCAGCTAGAGGATCCTAAATCTGTAAAAGGTATCGTAAAGCGCGGCGTGACCGAACTGGTGACACCCGGCGTTGCTACTAGCGACAAGCTGCTGGAAAATAAGACCAACAACTTTCTTGCTGCTTTATACCTTGGCGAGCCACTTTGCGGTGTCGCCTTTATCGACATAAGCACGGGTGAATTTTATGCTGCCGAAGGCAACGTGGAGTACATGGACAAACTGCTCCAAAGCTTCCAGCCTTCGGAAGTCGTCTTGTCCAAGTCGCAACAAAAACGTTTCAAAGAACAATTCGATACGAAGGTCTACACCTTCCTGCTGGATGAATGGGTATTCCAGGAGCAGTATACTTACGACCTGCTGCTTCAGCAATTCCAGACGCAATCGCTGAAAGGTTTTGGCGTGTCAGACATGAAGGCTGCGCTACTCGCTGCCGGTGCTGCGCTGCATTACCTGAAAGATACCGAGCACCCCAACCTGCAACACATCAATTCGCTGCAGCGCATCGTTGCCAATGACTTCCTGTGGATGGACAGGTTTACGATCCGCAACCTGGAGCTGGTGCACAGCAGTGACGATAAAGGCAGCTGCCTGCTCGACGCTCTTGACAATACATACACCCCAATGGGTGCACGTATGCTGAAACGCTGGCTTATCTTTCCGTTGTACGATATCAACCGCATTAACCAAAGGCTTGACCTGGTTGGACATTTCATAAAAGACCAGGACCTCAACCACGAGCTACTGACGCTGATCAAACAGATAGGCGATGTGGAACGACTGGTGGGCAAGATACCATTGAAGAAAGCCAACCCACGCGAGGTGATGCAGCTGGCTAAGAGCATGCAATTCATGGAGCAGATGCGAGATAAATGTCTCGCGTCTGAGCATGATCCATTGTGCAGGCTGGTTCAATCACTGCTGCCTCTCACTGATCTTCAGAAACGCATACGCACTGTATTGATAGAAGACGCGCCCGCTCAAGCCAACAAAGGCGGCATGATAGCAGAAGGCATATCGAAAGAACTGGATGAACTGAGAACAATATCACGTAGTGGTAAATCTTACCTGCTGCAAATACAGCAAACCGAAGCGCAAAAGACCGGTATCGGCTCTCTGAAGATCGCTTACAACAATGTATTCGGTTACTACCTTGAGGTAACGCATACACACAAAGACAAAGTGCCTGCGGAATGGATCAGGAAACAGACGCTGGCCAATGCAGAGCGATATGTGACCCCCGAGCTGAAAGAATACGAAGAGAAGATACTGGGTGCTGAAGAAAAGATACTGGCTATCGAAATGCAGCTGTATACACAACTACTAGCTGAGATAGAACCATACATCGCATCGATACAGGCTAATGCCAATATCATAGCGCAGATAGACTGCCTGCTATGTTTTGCTACAAGCGCCAAACAATATAATTATCGTAGGCCTAATCTACTCGATGAAGCTACGTTGTCTATTAAAGCGGGTCGTCACCCTGTAATTGAACAGCGACTACCGCCGGGAGAAGCTTACGTAGCCAACGATATTGAACTGAATAAAGAAGAACAGCAGGTCATCATCCTTACCGGCCCCAACATGAGTGGTAAGTCGGCACTGCTGCGTCAGACCGCTATCATCACGCTGATGGCGCATATGGGAAGCTTTGTGCCAGCGGATGCTGCAGACATTGGGCTAACTGATAAGATATTTACCCGTGTAGGTGCATCCGACAACCTGAGTGGTGGAGAGAGTACCTTTATGGTAGAGATGAACGAAACCGCCAGCATCATCAACAACCTGAGCGACCGTAGCCTGGTATTGCTCGATGAGATAGGCCGCGGCACCAGCACCTATGATGGTATCTCGCTTGCATGGTCTATTGTAGAACATCTGCATAACAGCGCTACAAAACCAAAAACACT is a genomic window containing:
- the mutS gene encoding DNA mismatch repair protein MutS, whose translation is MKQHRDIKARYPDAVLLFRVGDFYETFGEDAHIASRVLGITLTKRSNGAAASIDLAGFPHHSMDTYLHKLVKAGYRVAICDQLEDPKSVKGIVKRGVTELVTPGVATSDKLLENKTNNFLAALYLGEPLCGVAFIDISTGEFYAAEGNVEYMDKLLQSFQPSEVVLSKSQQKRFKEQFDTKVYTFLLDEWVFQEQYTYDLLLQQFQTQSLKGFGVSDMKAALLAAGAALHYLKDTEHPNLQHINSLQRIVANDFLWMDRFTIRNLELVHSSDDKGSCLLDALDNTYTPMGARMLKRWLIFPLYDINRINQRLDLVGHFIKDQDLNHELLTLIKQIGDVERLVGKIPLKKANPREVMQLAKSMQFMEQMRDKCLASEHDPLCRLVQSLLPLTDLQKRIRTVLIEDAPAQANKGGMIAEGISKELDELRTISRSGKSYLLQIQQTEAQKTGIGSLKIAYNNVFGYYLEVTHTHKDKVPAEWIRKQTLANAERYVTPELKEYEEKILGAEEKILAIEMQLYTQLLAEIEPYIASIQANANIIAQIDCLLCFATSAKQYNYRRPNLLDEATLSIKAGRHPVIEQRLPPGEAYVANDIELNKEEQQVIILTGPNMSGKSALLRQTAIITLMAHMGSFVPADAADIGLTDKIFTRVGASDNLSGGESTFMVEMNETASIINNLSDRSLVLLDEIGRGTSTYDGISLAWSIVEHLHNSATKPKTLFATHYHELNELEPQLPRVRNYHITHKETGNKVIFLRKLAPGGSRHSFGIQVARMAGMPPVLLSRAEEILKLLEEKHGSAEPTTEKVKKILPAPNFQLNIFDGLSEDMKRINQVLSETDINRLTPVEALLKLNELKNIVEQYN